From a single Candidatus Neomarinimicrobiota bacterium genomic region:
- a CDS encoding DUF4835 family protein, which translates to MRSLVLTLIFVSLSNAQFGNVQVTLDAQRLKENDRRTTSTLANEVTSFFKLTPWDEEFSDLKVPMNVQIIFEGVADKGSERLYSAQCLFSTGIDQRYFAKLIQFPYAMGQSVVFSPVIFEPLASALEFYGYLVIAGETDTYEKFGGTRFYERAREIALRGLSSQYRRGWSERLELVNLMTKYRQTRLAKFHFYDAMAYIDEGELNSADEAFKEMMKNLEGTFTQFPREHYSIIFLTGHAEDLSKLPTGVSSKKKMLKRLSELDPDNKKKYQSGLDTKSR; encoded by the coding sequence ATGCGATCCCTTGTCTTAACCCTGATTTTCGTTTCTCTATCAAATGCACAGTTCGGCAATGTTCAAGTCACATTGGACGCTCAGCGATTGAAGGAGAACGATCGCCGAACTACCTCGACACTGGCAAATGAAGTCACCAGCTTCTTTAAACTTACCCCTTGGGATGAAGAATTCAGTGATCTGAAAGTCCCAATGAATGTTCAGATCATTTTCGAAGGTGTGGCCGATAAAGGAAGTGAACGGCTCTATTCTGCTCAATGCCTCTTTTCAACAGGTATTGATCAACGTTACTTCGCCAAACTTATTCAGTTCCCATACGCCATGGGACAGAGTGTGGTGTTCTCACCCGTCATTTTTGAACCTCTAGCCAGTGCCCTGGAGTTTTACGGCTACCTCGTAATCGCAGGCGAAACGGACACTTATGAAAAGTTCGGCGGCACGCGGTTTTATGAGCGGGCAAGGGAGATCGCATTGCGAGGCCTCTCATCTCAGTATCGCCGAGGATGGAGTGAGCGTCTGGAGCTGGTAAATCTTATGACAAAATACCGCCAAACGCGGCTGGCTAAATTCCATTTCTACGACGCCATGGCCTATATCGACGAAGGGGAACTGAACAGCGCCGATGAGGCGTTCAAAGAGATGATGAAAAATCTGGAGGGCACTTTTACTCAGTTCCCCCGTGAGCACTACTCAATAATATTTCTTACCGGTCACGCCGAGGATTTGAGCAAACTACCCACCGGCGTTTCATCAAAAAAAAAGATGCTGAAAAGGTTGTCAGAACTGGATCCTGACAACAAGAAAAAGTATCAGTCGGGACTCGACACCAAGTCCCGGTAA
- a CDS encoding glycosyltransferase family 2 protein, with protein MPLVSIIIPHYNGIEILSECLDSLKVSTYPEIEVLVVDNGSTDGSADWVAENHPDVHLIKNASNEGFAGGCNGGAQAAKGELLVFLNNDTIQEEGWIEPLVETLQSDPDVAAVQPKILNYFETDLFDYAGGSGGAMDLLCFPFARGRLFLTQEKDMGQYNDEVDIFWASGTAFMVRRSDFEAAGQFDELFFAHQEEIDLQWRLLLMGRRVMVNPKSVVYHKNAVTLPAQSLKKQYLNHRNSMLMLLSNYSLPLMLYFLPIRLALEIVAIFYSLALVDFRHVFGIFQSLVWILFHPHVILKRRRRVKSLRQLKDREVISRMYKGSVVLQYWIFRKRNYRDLVSSPD; from the coding sequence ATGCCGTTAGTCTCAATTATTATTCCACACTACAACGGGATCGAGATCCTCTCTGAATGTCTTGATTCGCTGAAAGTCTCTACTTATCCCGAAATTGAAGTGCTTGTGGTGGATAATGGATCAACTGACGGTAGCGCCGATTGGGTGGCGGAGAATCATCCTGATGTTCATCTGATCAAGAATGCTTCCAATGAGGGATTTGCCGGAGGCTGTAACGGTGGTGCTCAAGCGGCCAAAGGTGAACTGCTGGTCTTTCTCAATAACGACACCATCCAGGAAGAGGGCTGGATTGAACCTCTGGTTGAAACGCTTCAGTCAGATCCAGATGTAGCGGCGGTACAGCCGAAAATTCTCAATTATTTTGAAACCGATCTTTTTGATTATGCAGGCGGCAGTGGCGGCGCCATGGATCTGCTCTGTTTTCCCTTTGCCAGGGGGCGGCTATTTCTGACTCAGGAAAAAGATATGGGCCAATACAATGATGAGGTTGATATTTTCTGGGCGTCAGGAACGGCCTTCATGGTACGCCGAAGTGATTTTGAGGCCGCGGGACAATTCGATGAATTGTTCTTTGCCCATCAGGAGGAAATCGACCTTCAGTGGCGGTTGCTTCTCATGGGGCGCCGCGTCATGGTCAATCCCAAGTCTGTGGTGTACCACAAAAATGCTGTCACACTGCCGGCCCAATCCCTTAAAAAACAGTATCTGAATCACCGCAATTCGATGCTTATGCTTCTGAGCAATTACTCTCTCCCGCTTATGCTCTATTTTCTTCCAATTCGCCTTGCCCTTGAGATTGTAGCCATTTTCTACTCTCTGGCCTTGGTCGATTTCCGCCACGTTTTCGGCATCTTCCAATCATTAGTCTGGATTCTGTTTCACCCCCACGTAATTCTAAAACGCCGTCGCCGCGTCAAATCACTCCGACAGCTGAAAGACAGAGAAGTGATCTCCCGTATGTATAAAGGGAGTGTCGTTCTGCAGTATTGGATTTTTAGGAAGCGGAATTACCGGGACTTGGTGTCGAGTCCCGACTGA